A stretch of DNA from Deltaproteobacteria bacterium:
GAGTGGCCGCGATCCTTTTAATCTTCCTCGCCCTGACCAGCGGGGAATCCTTCTTCCAGTATTCTCCCAAGACTTACCTTCTCTTTTTTCTCCTGGCTCTCGTTCCCCAACTCATCGGTCACACCAGTCTGAACTGGGCCTTAAAATTTTTTTCCGCCACCATGGTCGCTGTTTTCATCTTGGGGGAACCGATCGGAGCCACCCTCCTGGCCTATATCTTACTGGAAGAACCCTTGACCCATAAACTTTTTTTCGGAGGAACCCTGGTCCTTCTGGGCATCTATTTTTCGGCCCGGGAAGAAAGGAAATTAGGAAAACTATGATAGGGCTGGAAAAAATTCACTTTCGTTTCCGGACATTGGTCTTCTCTTTGATGATCCTCATGACTGCCTGCGCCCCTTCAAAAAAGGAATTACCTTACGAACCATTAGATCGAGAAAAAATTTGGCGCTACCGGGAAGAAGGATTGGCCTCCTGGTATGGCGAGGAATACCACGGGCGTAAAACTGCCAACGGGGAAGTCTACGACATGTACGCCATGACCGCGGCTCACCGCACCTTACCTTTCAACACCTTCGTCCGGGTAACCAATATGGAAAACGGGAAAAGGGCTGAATTGCGTATCAACGACCGGGGTCCATTTATTCCTGATCGAATCATCGATCTCTCCCAAAGCGGAGCCCGGGCCATTGGCATCGTGGGGACAGGAACGGCGAGGGTCTCGGTCAATGTCATAGGTTTTGCAAGCGGAAGAATACCATCTTGGGAAGGGATTTTCGCAATCCAGGTGGGCGCTTTTGTGGAAAAAGAAAATGCCCTG
This window harbors:
- a CDS encoding septal ring lytic transglycosylase RlpA family protein, which gives rise to MIGLEKIHFRFRTLVFSLMILMTACAPSKKELPYEPLDREKIWRYREEGLASWYGEEYHGRKTANGEVYDMYAMTAAHRTLPFNTFVRVTNMENGKRAELRINDRGPFIPDRIIDLSQSGARAIGIVGTGTARVSVNVIGFASGRIPSWEGIFAIQVGAFVEKENALRLRDELQKKYSNVHIVLWESNVKRFYRVRLGSFRSEAEARRYSETLRKDNLAGFVVRED